The nucleotide sequence TCGTCATTGCCGATGTTTCTCAAACTCCCTCAAAAAAATTTGAAAGATTTCAACCGATGGCCGACTATATAGCCAGCCAATTACATCAATTTGGCATCGGTGTGGGAGAAGTCAGAATTGCTCAAGACTTTGAAACTGTGGCTAATTGGATCAAAAAAGGTGACGTAGATATATATTTTGATAGCCCTTATCCGGCCATGAGAGTTAAACAATTGTCTGGTGCTTTACCCATCTTGCGGCGTTGGAAGAACGGACAAGATAGCTACTTCGGCATCATCATTATCAGGGCTAACAGTGGCATCTATTCTGTCAAAGATTTGCTGGGAAAAACCATTGCCTTTGAAGAACCGGTCTCAACATCAGGATACTTTTTGCAATTAGGTTATCTTTTTCAATCAGGTCTTAATGTAGTACAAAAACAATCATTGGACAAGTCCGTGCCAGCCAATAAAGTTGGCTATGTTTTTAGTGAGGATGATGAAAATACCATTCAATGGGTGATTAATGGCAAAGTTGACGCAGGCGCTACTGATGGAGTTCTGTTCGAAACTGTTCCCGAAGAAAGCCGTAAGGCGATGAAAATTCTGGCAAAAACTGATAAAATAGCTCGAAATATCGTATTGATTAAGCCTAAAATGAAACCCGAACAGGCGGCAGCTATAAAATCTATACTAATTAATATGGATAAAACTGAGGAAGGCAAAAAAATCTTAAATATCTTTGAGAAGACTACTAAATTTGATGAATATCCCGTTAAAGCTGATCTAGATAAGATGCAACAGCTATATGATCGGATTAAAGCCCAATAATTTCTATGAGGAAACGAAATCCTAGAAACGGTTCTCTTGCCACGCGCCTGACTATAGCTATGACGACTTTAGTCATTTTTGCTATAACCAGTGTTACCCTTTTATCCCTTCGTCGTCAGCAAGAAACCTTTCAGGCAGAACTCCAACAGCAAGCTGAAATTTTATTAAATACCTTAGTGGTAACCAGTGCCGATCCCCTTTATTTTTTAGATGTTTCTTTTCTCAAGGAATTAATGGGAGAACTCGGAGAAGATAAGGTTTTAGTCGCTGGCTATGTTTATGACAAAGATGGCCGGATTTTGGCGGATGCTCATCATGCAGGCATTTTAACCTATGGCGTTAAACCCAATGCTTTTGGGCAACAACTCGTCAAAAGTCCACATATACAGTTTTTCTGGCAACAAGATCGATTAATAGCAGGGAAAGCCGTTTTTTTGGGACATCAAACAGTGGGGGCTGTGAGTGTAGGGCTATCCACTGAACCATTAAAAGCGAAAATGAATGCTGTGCGAGACCAAGGAATTGCTGTAGCCCTAGCCGCCGCTTTGATCGGGACTTTCATTTCTTTGCTCTTAAGCCGCTCGATCACAGAACCGTTAAAACAAATGACAGGAGCAACACAACGTTTAGCGGGGGGAGATTTAAGTCAAACCATCTCCATTAATACCAATGACGAACTGGCTGTCTTAGCTGATTCTTTTAATAGTATGACGTTTCAGTTGAGAAATTTAATTGACGGCATTCAGCATCGGGCAGAACAGTTACGACAAAGTGAGGGAAAAAATCGAGCTTTGCTCAATGCCATTCCGGATTTAATTCTGTTGTTAAATCAACAAGGAATTGTGCTAGATTGTAAATATAAAAGTCTTAAAGAAAATTCCTTGCCCGCTAATTTTGAAGAGATTATTGGGAAAACTGTCCAAGAGGTCTTTGCCCCATCCATCGCTGAGTTATTACTTTACTATACCCATAATGCTCTCATTAATGATGAACTACAAATTTTTGAGTATGAACAATTGCTCAAAGATAAAAAACATTATTATGAAGCCCGAATTATGGTGAGTGGTCGAAAAGAGGTACTCACTCTCATCCGCGACATTACCAAAAACAAATTAGCCCAGGCCCAATGGCAACAGGCTAAAGAAGCCGCCGAAGCGGCTAACCATGCTAAAAGTGCTTTTCTGGCCAGTATGAGCCATGAGTTACGCACGCCCTTAAATGGGATTCTCGGCTTAAGTCAGCTATTGCTAGAAGATGCTGAAGAAGAGGGCTATATAGAGTTTATTGATGACCTAAAGCAAATTCATCAATCGGGTCTTCATTTACTGTCTTTAATTGAGGATATTCTCGATATTTCTAAAATTGAAGCCGGCAAAATGACTCTTTATCCAGAAACCTTTGATCTGCCGGTGTTAATTAACGAGGTTAAAAATACTATTCAACCTTTGATCAAAAAAAATAATAATACTCTAGAAGTGAAATTGAGCAATGCTCTTGGTGCTATGGTAGCTGACCGCAAAAGAGTCAAGCAGATCTTATTAAATCTCCTGAGTAATGCGGCTAAATTTACTGATCATGGACAAATTATTTTGACAGTAACTCGTCAAGAAAAAGATCATTTAATAACAGCAGAATCTTCTCCTCAAACCAATGGAAATCAATCCCCGAAAATGAATCAGATTAACGGTTACGCTTCACCCCCTACTCAGGCCACTGTTAGTGACATTAGTGCATCTTCAGATTGGGTCATTTTTTCTATATCTGATACCGGCATCGGCATGACTACAGAACAAATGAACAAGATTTTTCAACCTTTTGTACAGGCTGATAGTTCCACAACGAAAAAGTACGGCGGAACCGGCTTAGGATTATCAATTTGTCAGCGTTTTTGTGAAATGATGGGAGGAAGTATTAGCGTAAACAGTGAAGTTGCCGTTGGCTCTACTTTTAGCGTCAGTTTGCCGACAAGAGTCAGTCAGTTAGTAGAAACTTACTCCGGATTTAATTAAAATAAGCTAAAATTTGTTTATATTTTGGCTAAAAAAGTTTTTCGAAGCGAAAAAATTTTGCCTAATGTCTGTTAATAAGACTGTTAATGAGGATATATTTACCTCTGGTGGGGAAATGGGGACACTCATAAAAGCCTTTGACTGGTCCTTAACTCCCCTCGGCCCCATAAATCAATGGCCGCTTTGCTTAAAAACGGTCGTCAGTATTATGTTAGCTTCTAGATTCCCGATCCAAATTTTATGGGGTCCCGATTATATTCAATTTTATAATGATGCTTATCGCCCTATTCTCGGTAGTAAACACCCCAAAGGTTTAGGTCAGCGAGGTCAAGATTGTTGGTCTGAAGTATGGGATTTTGCCGGACCTCGATTGGATAGGGTAAGACTGACCGGAGAAGCCAGTTGGTCAGACGATCAATTATTGCTTTTAAATCGTCATGGATATCTAGAAGAGTGCTATTTTACCTTTTCTTATACCCCTGTACTCGATGAATCAGGGGAAGTTGCCGGTATTTTTAACGCGGTGAATGAAACGACTCAACGAGTTATTCAAGGACGACGACAGCAAACCCTTGCAGCAATTGCGACTCATCTGGCTGAAGCCAAAACCCCTCAAGAAACTTGTTCCGTCGTCGCCGCTACCCTGGTTAATAATGCCGCCGATGTTCCTTTTGCCCTTTTTTACGAGTTAGATCA is from Gloeothece verrucosa PCC 7822 and encodes:
- a CDS encoding phosphate/phosphite/phosphonate ABC transporter substrate-binding protein, with the translated sequence MFARLLNQLCAIACLIALVGCNQQSPSATPLNSPSPASLTVPKGKIVIADVSQTPSKKFERFQPMADYIASQLHQFGIGVGEVRIAQDFETVANWIKKGDVDIYFDSPYPAMRVKQLSGALPILRRWKNGQDSYFGIIIIRANSGIYSVKDLLGKTIAFEEPVSTSGYFLQLGYLFQSGLNVVQKQSLDKSVPANKVGYVFSEDDENTIQWVINGKVDAGATDGVLFETVPEESRKAMKILAKTDKIARNIVLIKPKMKPEQAAAIKSILINMDKTEEGKKILNIFEKTTKFDEYPVKADLDKMQQLYDRIKAQ
- a CDS encoding sensor histidine kinase; protein product: MRKRNPRNGSLATRLTIAMTTLVIFAITSVTLLSLRRQQETFQAELQQQAEILLNTLVVTSADPLYFLDVSFLKELMGELGEDKVLVAGYVYDKDGRILADAHHAGILTYGVKPNAFGQQLVKSPHIQFFWQQDRLIAGKAVFLGHQTVGAVSVGLSTEPLKAKMNAVRDQGIAVALAAALIGTFISLLLSRSITEPLKQMTGATQRLAGGDLSQTISINTNDELAVLADSFNSMTFQLRNLIDGIQHRAEQLRQSEGKNRALLNAIPDLILLLNQQGIVLDCKYKSLKENSLPANFEEIIGKTVQEVFAPSIAELLLYYTHNALINDELQIFEYEQLLKDKKHYYEARIMVSGRKEVLTLIRDITKNKLAQAQWQQAKEAAEAANHAKSAFLASMSHELRTPLNGILGLSQLLLEDAEEEGYIEFIDDLKQIHQSGLHLLSLIEDILDISKIEAGKMTLYPETFDLPVLINEVKNTIQPLIKKNNNTLEVKLSNALGAMVADRKRVKQILLNLLSNAAKFTDHGQIILTVTRQEKDHLITAESSPQTNGNQSPKMNQINGYASPPTQATVSDISASSDWVIFSISDTGIGMTTEQMNKIFQPFVQADSSTTKKYGGTGLGLSICQRFCEMMGGSISVNSEVAVGSTFSVSLPTRVSQLVETYSGFN